In Xylocopa sonorina isolate GNS202 chromosome 3, iyXylSono1_principal, whole genome shotgun sequence, one genomic interval encodes:
- the LOC143433476 gene encoding uncharacterized protein LOC143433476 translates to MSYVEHGPRIFLTNRQSSGMPLIYGDYVLPKKRLEGRLKLHDSCSDVRAWSPNSLENSRYFRELSEHDSPIGKIIPFNVVIDNIIRLNSQAQHELQAARKELQKYKSLELTSKQEEQLKNLDSAAKGKQLTQKNNCAIGFLKDALRNVSKSGPLIQSNSCLSIRTPCDRHLENSIRYASARRNQSNRFYSYSLTTFDVDPCLNNYNLISSCGSTMKALPATDYNERIPPWIEYIDVAVQVEREMHDAEVQVHDQVGEYLNKIGTISAMLQRLFASRSSDKDNSATDLDKNSLRTNNQEGRSSECDVSSSDSSQNIGSLSESDIKSGSESDFDSHDNVHKEIIIRKDAEIVAFKHELCVRDAELKELGNMNKHLEILVKEKDDCIHTQQENLKVLHEKLFKLNHERNSEVENLKRKLYSYKYMMEQLKQDLNEKCECCYVQSQEIGKLRLHVEEVTTLQLENDALLKKLQEMEGLSEKTKNYNRTMEQLRNILQERDKLKIQNYEQDCMLKDQEEKLNQLLKVINEMSIVYNEQMETKNMLENLKDDIRNKNVKISQYENQLASTKQEISDFFNSLKCTLSNLEELNDVCDDVCSCTTCDLDIGEEASNILWNINIIMTRFQSYKIESQNLLQQVGDLQHYIENDKRQTCLHQSLNSIICGNNRCNSETDLNEQDKNISRETEFNDIFNSPNTKNFDCYKLQQESYNYILELSKKEYMDKAEKEIIKYFVHFLIKLRSLTQNLQIYIEIERPLMIKQTYYVYEILKNTQSAINVSQDVTLKKKLISELYNQHKEEHRKYDSYVKQLPNDLLQVQNKINEFLDDILYQLLDGILHMEGKRLHDGKINQAFEIYLRTCIDRINTAVQGAEDQHMQIVETIEEQQKELRKKHIEIAKLRENIAQQIEQKGEGDCLNDDESKNIAEITEQLSKATEELDKKDMLVLKLEEQLQMLSSKLSICDKNCSAIEQKNKNLENIKNQLLRVYQRSKKQLTTKNKKIKKLSQQIREFLEIKNSKRTLENKIKEMEKGLIQLQFENNKLERNIMEANVIISTKDETITKLKNNIDKIDNILSQRITEYESIVEEKHCEVVKLENENKLLNEKVRTIEDKLVAMNQTIASLTEQNDKINVISAMQEDLSKLDKDEKKLKTELNNLRTQFINDQNNNRKLDNNLETFLRENDILKSNVEYWKTENSELSIRLCNEMIDAKLQTKLYGLTNKIYGKLLDLQKQSNLERDLSNSTLITKLRDKYTTYQNKGIELTTNNVSNDLKPKTEDQKREIRENEIEEIEMHLPNDVNIKEEMLENYKTFKQFNPPEDNLRSKYTVKHLEDERIENENKIRELLSSIESRDCEIQRLQKIMDHLTQENTDLRAVLKSQIEEYQNKLVLMKKNYDSSLNALCERHKANVEILQKQFEDDIKSERNFDLGNWLLSLNMKELMELHKRLSAIINNNCHMIHMENEKQCLNNNDTQQQYYSNINVKQSSILKERTSHLQDQWQCNNLSDTHKYPTLQTQNYRPNLEYNFGYLNSEGKSPELETNYEKEKQIEKNSTIDQQRWSFINQCSAYHKLSNIYEYTKSLSSN, encoded by the exons TTAACGCAGAAGAATAATTGTGCAATAGGATTTTTAAAGGATGCACTTCGTAATGTCAGTAAATCAGGTCCATTAATTCAGTCAAATTCATGCCTATCGATTCGTACACCTTGCGACAGACATTTAGAGAATAGTATAAGATATGCATCGGCTAGAAGAAATCAATCCAATCGATTCTACTCCTACTCTTTAACCACATTTGATGTAGACCCATGtttgaataattataatttaatatcaTCGTGTGGATCTACTATGAAAGCACTCCCTGCTACAG ATTACAATGAAAGGATACCACCCTGGATAGAATACATTGATGTAGCTGTACAA GTAGAAAGAGAAATGCACGATGCAGAGGTACAAGTCCATGATCAAGTTGGCGAATATCTAAATAAAATTGGGACCATATCT GCGATGTTGCAGAGATTGTTCGCGTCCAGATCCAGCGACAAAGATAACAGCGCGACAGATCTGGACAAAAATAGTTTGCGAACAAATAATCAGGAGGGTCGAAGTTCCGAATGCGACGTGTCTTCTAGCGATAGCTCGCAGAACATTGGGAGCCTCTCGGAGTCTGATATCAAATCAGGATCAGAATCTGATTTCGATTCGCACGATAACGTTCACAAAGAGATAATCATTCGGAAGGACGCAGAGATAGTTGCTTTCAAGCACGAACTTTGC GTGAGAGATGCTGAATTGAAAGAACTGGGGAATATGAATAAACATTTGGAAATTTTAGTAAAAGAGAAAGATGATTGCATACATACTCAACAGGAGAATCTGAAA GTTTTGCACGAGAAATTATTCAAACTGAATCACGAACGTAATTCCGAAGTAGAAAATCTGAAGCGAAAG CTCTACAGTTATAAATACATGATGGAACAACTCAAACAAGATTTAAACGAGAAATGCGAATGTTGTTATGTGCAATCTCAGGAAATTGGAAAGCTCAGATTACACGTTGAAGAAGTAACGACCCTGCAACTAGAGAACGACGCCCTTCTG AAAAAATTGCAAGAAATGGAAGGACTATCTGAAAAAACTAAAAATTATAACAGAACCATGGAACAATTGAGAAACATCTTGCAAGAGAGGGATAAGCTTAAAATACAAAACTACGAACAGGATTGTATGTTAAAAGATCAGGAGGAGAAGCTAAATCAGTTATTAAAAGTGATCAATGAAATGTCTATTGTATATAACGAGCAG ATGGAGACGAAGAATATGCTGGAAAATTTAAAGGATGATATTCgcaataaaaatgtaaaaatttCCCAATATGAGAATCAATTAGCTTCTACGAAGCAAGAGATTAGCGATTTCTTCAATAGTTTAAAATGTACTTTAAGCAATTTGGAAGAGCTCAATGATGTTTGCGACGACGTGTGCAGTTGTACGACGTGCGACTTAGATATTGGCGAAGAAGCGAGCAATATATTGtggaatataaatataattatgaCGAGATTTCAGAGTTATAAAATAGAAAGTCAAAATCTTTTGCAACAAGTAGGGGATTTGCAGCATTACATAGAGAATGATAAACGGCAAACCTGTCTTCATCAAAGCTTAAATAGTATCATTTGTGGAAATAATCGTTGCAATTCTGAAACAGATTTAAACGAGCAAGATAAGAATATTTCAAGAGAAACTGAATTTAACGATATTTTCAATTCGCCAAATACTAAAAATTTCGATTGTTATAAACTGCAACAG GAATCCTATAACTACATTCTTGAATTGAGTAAAAAGGAATATATGGATAAAGCTGAGAAagagattattaaatattttgtgCATTtcttaattaagttacgttctCTAACGCAAAACCTGCAAATATACATAGAAATCGAACGCCCTTTAATGATTAAACAGACTTATTATGTTTACGAGATTCTCAAAAATACACAATCAGCTATTAATGTTTCTCAAG ATGTTACATTGAAGAAGAAACTAATTTCCGAATTGTACAATCAACATAAAGAAGAACACAGAAAGTACGATTCTTATGTTAAACAGTTGCCCAATGATTTGTTACAAGTACAAAACAAGATAAACGAGTTCCTTGACGACATTTTATATCAATTATTAGACGGAATATTACATATGGAAGGGAAACGTTTACATGACGGAAAAATAAATCAAGCATTTGAAATATACTTAAGAACGTGCATCGACAGAATAAATACAGCCGTTCAAG GTGCTGAAGATCAGCATATGCAGATAGTTGAGACAATAGAAGAGCAACAGAAAGAATTAAGGAAGAAACACATAGAAATAGCCAAGTTAAGGGAAAATATAGCACAACAGATAGAACAAAAAGGAGAGGGTGATTGTTTAAATGATGACGAGTCTAAAAATATTGCTGAAATTACGGAGCAATTATCAAAAGCAACCGAAGAACTCGATAAAAAGGACATGCTTGTACTGAAGTTAGAAGAGCAGCTTCAGATGCTTAGCAGCAAATTATCCATATGTGACAAAAATTGCAGCGCAATAGAACAAAAGAACAAGAATttagaaaatattaaaaatcaGTTATTGAGAGTATATCAACGAAGTAAGAAACAATTAACGACAAagaataaaaagattaaaaagtTATCGCAACAAATTCGTGAATTCcttgaaataaaaaattcaaaGAGAACTCTAGAAAATAAGATTAAAGAAATGGAGAAAGG GTTGATTCAATTGCAATTCGAAAACAATAAATTAGAAAGGAACATTATGGAAGCAAATGTAATTATTTCCACAAAGGATGAAACTATaactaaattaaaaaataatattgacAAAATCGACAATATCCTGTCACAAAGAATTACTGAATATGAAAGTATAGTAGAAGAAAAACATTGTGAAGTTGTAAAATTGGAGAATGAAAATAAATTATTGAACGAGAAAGTCAGGACCATCGAAGATAAACTCGTGGCAATGAATCAAACAATTGCTTCTTTAACCGAGCaaaatgataaaattaatgttatatctgcGATGCAAGAGGATCTCTCGAAATTGGATAAGGACGAGAAAAAGTTAAAAACTGAATTGAACAATTTAAGGAcacaatttataaatgatcagAACAATAACAGAAAGCTTGATAACAACTTGGAGACATTTTTACGTGAAAATGATATATTAAAAAGTAATGTAGAATACTGGAAAACTGAAAATTCTGAATTGTCCATTAGACTTTGTAATGAAATGATAGATGCAAAATTGCAAACTAAATTATATGGACTTACTAATAAAATATATGGAAAACTATTAGATCTTCAAAAACAATCTAATTTGGAAAGAGATTTATCAAATAGTACATTAATTACAAAATTGCGGGATAAATACACA ACATATCAAAATAAAGGGATAGAATTAACAACGAATAATGTATCTAATGATTTGAAACCAAAAACTGAAGATCAAAAACGAGAAATAAGGGAAAACGAAATAGAAGAAATTGAAATGCATTTACCAAACGATGTAAATATAAAGGAAGAAATGTTGGAAAATTATAAAACATTTAAACAATTCAATCCTCCAGAAGATAATTTAAGGTCGAAGTATACGGTGAAACACTTAGAAGACGAACGTATTGAGAATGAGAATAAAATTAGGGAGTTATTAAGTAGCATTGAAAGTAGAGACTGTGAAATACAACGTCTTCAAAAAATCATGGACCATCTAACACAGGAGAATACAGATCTTCGTGCTGTTCTTAAA tctcaaatagaagaatatcaAAACAAATTAGTATTAATGAAGAAAAACTATGATAGTAGTTTAAACGCACTATGCGAAAGGCATAAGGCGAATGTTGAAATTTTACAAAAACAATTTGAAGATGATATCAAGAGTGAACGAAATTTTGACTTAGGAAATTGGTTACTT TCTTTGAACATGAAAGAATTAATGGAACTACACAAACGGTTAAGTGCGATTATAAATAATAACTGTCACATGATTCATATGGAAAATGAAAAACAATGTTTAAACAATAATGACACTCAACAACAATATTATTCGAATATTAATGTAAAGCAGTCATCGATTCTAAAAGAAAGAACCTCGCATTTACAAGACCAATGGCAGTGTAATAACTTGAGTGACACTCATAAATATCCAACTTTACAAACACAAAATTATAGACCAAATTTGGAATACAATTTTGG ATACCTCAATAGTGAAGGAAAGTCTCCAGAATTGGAAACTAATTACGAGAAAGAGaaacaaatagaaaagaataGCACT ATTGATCAACAAAGATGGAGCTTTATTAATCAATGTAGTGCATACCATAAACTGAGCAATATTTATGAATACACAAAATCTCTTTCGTCAAATTAA